In Mycoplasma feriruminatoris, the sequence GTTATATAAAATTTCTTTGACATATTATCCTTTCATAACTATTATTTTACCAAGAATATTTTTTATATATTTTTATATATTTAAACCTATTTAAAATATATTGTAAAAAAATAATATTTAAAGTAAAAAAATTAAGTTTTTTTGATAATTTATGCACTAATTCTAGATAGTTTTATTGTGTTGTTATAATATTGTGAGAAAAATTGTAGGTACTGTTATGAAAAAAGCAACTAAATTATTATTATCTATTTTACCTATTTCATCTATTGGTTTTTTAAGTGTAGTTTCTTGTTCAACTACTAAGAAACCTGATAATCAAAACAAACCAAACAACAATAATCCTAATCCAAATAATTCAAGCAGTGGTAATCAAACAAATCCAAATGATTCAACTGCTCCAAACGAAAATAATACCCCATCTCAACCAGAAAATCAACCTAATAATGGTGAAAATGGAACAAATATTGATCCAAAAAAACCTGAAGAACCAAAAGGTGATGATCCAAACGCACATAATTATCAACCACCAGCAGATCAACCTACAGAACATAGAGTAGACTTTTCTGATTTAGAAAAATTATCAAAAGAAATCTCTTTTGAAAACTTTACTTTTTATAAAAATAAAGATGCGAAAACCGCTTGAAACGAATTGTTAGTAAATCAAGAAAGATCGTTTAAAGAGGTTATTTTTAACAAAAATCTTGATATATTGAGTAAATATAAAATTAACTTTGAATCTGATTTTTCAAATGTAATATTTGCTCAAGAAAAAGGAACAATTGATAATGTTAAAATTAAATTTACTAAAGAAAAAGAATCTAAAATAAAAGTATTTATTTTTACTGGTTTTAAAAAAATAACAAATGAGTCTAAAGATAAAATCAACAACAAAGATAACTACATAAAAGCTAAAACTACATTAGATAAAAGAATAACTGCAGTATATCCTTCGTTACTAGCAAATATGTTATTATACGTAGAAGATAGTAAAAAGTATGAAGAGATTCAATTAAGTAGAAATTCTATAAATTTTGATGAGTTAAAAAATAAAAATACCGATCTATTTGAAAATGATTTTATTGGTTTTAATATAGGAACTAAAGAATTTCTTTTTGAATATAATGAGAAAGATAGAGAAAAATATAAAGATAAAATAGTTGCAGCTAAATATGATGATATCAATGGTGAACTTGGAGTAGAAGTAGAAATCACAAATAGAAAAGAATCAAATATAACAGAGCCATTAATAAAAAAGACTTTTAGCTTCCCCCGCTACCTTAAACACGGACTAAAAATTTTCAATATTATAACAGGATTGTTTTCTGAATTGTACAGGAGACAATCCTTTTAATTTTTCTTTTATTCTTATATTGTTGAACCAATAAATATATTTATGTATTGCTTTAGTTAAATCTTCTATTGAATTGTATTTCTCACCATAATAAATTTCTTGTTTTAATAAACCAAAAAAATTTTCTATAATAGCATTATCTAAGCAATTACCTTTTCTAGACATACTTTGTATTATGTTATTTTCTTCTAGCGTACTTACTCAACTCATGTGCTGATAATGAAATCCTTGATCAGAATGAATTACTAAACCATTTGTATTTTTAACCTTCTTAAGCGCTTTTTTTAGCATTGAATTAGTTAGGTTTAAGTTAGGTCTAGATTGAATTGAATATGAAATAATTTCACTGTTATAAAGATCAATAATTGGTGACAGATATAGTTTTTGACCATTAACTTTAAACTCTGTTACATCAGTACATCAAACTCTGTTTGCTTTTGTTGAAGAAAAATTTCTTTTTAAAACATTGTCTGCGATTTTCCCAACAGTTCCTTTATAAGAACTATATCTTCTGTTCTTTGTTCTAAATTTGACACACTGAATACCAAGTTCTTTAGTTAGCCTTAAAATTTTTTTGTGATTCACAATATATCCCATTGATTTTAAGGTCATTTTAGCCGTCTATAGCCATATCTTTCAAATGATTTGTTGAATATATCAACAATTATATTTTTAATTCCATATCCTTATCTATTGAATTTTCTAATTTCTTTTTCATTCATAAAAGAGGATTTAGGTAATTTTGCTATTTTTAAAAGAATAGAAACTTTAGCTTTTTTGTGAGTTTTAGCATTTCTAAAATTACTTTTGTTTTTCCTTGTTGATTCTTCTTCTGTCAACAAGGTGTTTAACTTTTCAGAATTCAACCTCTAATTTGTAGTATTCAACTTCTTCTTCTAATTGTTTTATTCTATCTTCATTATTAGTTGTTATTTTTGTTTTCTTTTTTTTAACTGGTTTTTCTTAGAGTTTTTCATAATTTTTTAGGTCTTCCTATATTATTATTTAACCCTAAAATTCCATTTTCTTTATACTTTTAACTCAACCAGCTATAGTTGATGAATGTATAATATTAAATTTTTTTGCAATTTCCCTGTATGATTCTTTAGTTTTAAGTTTATATAATACTATTTCTTGTTTTGCTTCCAAACTATAATGAGGTTTTGTTTTCTTGTGGGTAAGCGCTTCTATTCCAAACATTTCATATTTGTAAATTCAACCCTTTAAAGTATTAGCCGAGACATTATGCCTGTCTGCCAAATAGGTGCTATTTTTAACATTAAGTCTTTTAGCTTCTTTGACAATTTTTAATTTTTTTTCTAAGCTTCATTTAGTATATAAAACCCCACTTCCTGGATTTTTAGTCCGGAATATGGGGTTCGGGGGACTTTAAAGGGTTTAGAAAAGCTGACTTTGCTAATCAAAACAATAATGTTTTATCTTTATCATTACTACCAAATGATTTAAAAGAAATTTCTAATAAAGAGCCTTTAAAATCTACTATTGATTCTATTTTAATGTCAAAACAAACAGATAGAAAAATTCCTCTTTTTGATAATGGTGGATTAAAAAACTTGTTGTTTAGGAAAATAATAGTAAATATTGAAGATAATAAGAATCACATATATAGAGGAACACAAACATTGAAATTAGCTTTTAATGATAAATCTAATACAAATAAAACAATTGTCGCTTTTAATGATGGGACATCTCTATATCCATTACACACTAGAATTAACAAAGACTCAATTAAAGATATATTCATAACAGTTTCAAACGAAGACAAACAAAACAAATTAAAAATTGAATTTACAGTTAATATGCCTATATATGCTTCTACAATGAGTGATTTAACATCACACTCATTAAGTAAAGAGAAGATATTAAAATATAATATTACTGCAATTAGCAAAATTAATTAAATTAAGAGATAGCTATGAAAAAAATAACTAAATTATTATTATCTATTTTACCTATTTTGTCTATTGTTTCTTTAAGTGTTATATCTTGTTCTACTACTAATGGTGCAGATAAAAAACCAGACAATAGAGTAAATAATGAACCTAAAAAGGATCCTGAAAATCCAAGATCTGATCGCAAACCAGAGGACAATCACTCAAGTAAACCTGACGGTGCTCCCAAAGAACCAGAAAATAAAAATCCAGATAAACCCGAGAAAGATTCTGATAAAACCCCTAAAAAGCCTGACTCGCCTGGACATAAAGAAGAAAAAGAACCCTTTAAACCAAAACCAGAAGAAAAACCTCAAAAAGATGAACCCGGAAAGTCTGAAGATATTTTTTCAGATTTAGATGGAATAAAAAAAGAAATTTCTTTTAAAACAATCTCTTTTTATACTCAAAGGGATTCTAGAACTGCACTTGTTGATTTGCAAAAAGATCCTTCTATAATAGATACTATTTTTTCTAAGGATTATAAAGTTATATATGAAAAGTACTATATTCAATTTTTAACTAATAGTGGCGAAATGCCTAATATTCAAAAAGGATTAATAGAAAAAGTAAAGCTTAAATTTACCAACAAAAAGGTTGGAAAATCTAAAACACTAGATTTTACTTTTATTGGGTTTAAGCCATTAGATACTACAAATAATAAGAAGAATAATAAGGAAAATTATCTAAAACAAAGAGATAAAGTAGTTGGATTATCTGGTTTATTCCCTTCATTAGTTGCATACATGTTACTATATAGTCAAAACCCTAATGAATATAAAAATCTAATGGAAACTAATAACGCGATTAATTTTGAAGAATTAGTAAACGGCAACTCTAATTTATTTGTGGATCCAAATTTAATACTTAATGCAGCAGCTATCAAATCTTTATTGTTCGAATATGATAATGAATTAGGAAAACTTTATAAAGAAGAAATTGCAAGAGTTAGTTATGATGACTATAATGGTATTTTAGGTGTTGATGTAAAAATAGAAAATAGAGAATATAACGATAAAACTAATAACGAGCCCTCTATTAATAAGAAGTTTACTTTTACTGGTTTTAGAAAAGTTAATGTAGATGAACCAAATAAAAGTGTTTTTTCGATATTTTTACCACAAAATAAATTTAGAGAATTGTTAGCTAAACCCCCTTTAAAAACTAGAACACAAGATATTAAAAAGAAAAACGAATTAAACAAAAAACTTTTAATAGATAATAGGATTAGCGAATATTTAAAACAACAGATATTCAATAATTTATTGGTTGGTATAAATGATAATGAACTTAAGGTGTATAATTCAAGTTCTACATTAAGTTTACATACTAATAAGGATTATAGTTCAATTTTAGGTTTAATAGGTAATATGTCAATATACCCTTTCCATACTATACTTACAAAAGATTCAATTAAGGAAATGTATCTTTTGGTTACTAAAGATCAAGAAAAATATATGGCCGAAATAGAATTTGAATTTCATATTCCTATTTTCGCTTCTTACAATACCGACTTGAAATCTCATATAACAAGTGGTGAAAACAAAACTTTAGTATTAAAGGTTTCAACAAATGCATCTATAGATTAGTAATCCATCAAAAAACCTAGACTACATCTAGGTTTTTTGTCTTTATTTATTATTTTTTAAATATTCTAATCCATTTAAATAACTTAATAAAAGAGTGTCGTGTTTTAAACTATGAGTTTTTGCATAATCTAGAACAGTTAAAATTCTTTCGTTTTTACTTAATTTTAATTCACTATTTCTAGTTAATCTTTTAAGATCATCTTTTATAAAAGTGTTATTTAACCTTTTAATTATTTGGTTTTTATAATCGTTTAATTCATCTAAACTAACATTATATTTATGATTTAAAACTAAAATAACTTCATTTAAATAATTATTAACAAACTCTTTAACTTTAGTATTTTGTAAAGCTTGATAAACATATAGATACTTATCAGTACTAAAGTTTTTAAAAACAAACCAAGCTATAGAACAATGTAATCCATTTAACATATAGATCTTTTTTGCTATTTGAACATCAAAATTAGTTGTATAAGTTAAATTACGTATCTGTTTAAAATCAACTGGTCATTGTAGTTGATCAACAATTCATAAATAATAATCTTCACATTCTAAATAGTCATTTAGAATGTTTTTATTACTAACTATTCTATCAACTAAAACATCAACAAAATAAATATTAGAAGTTAAACTAGTAAAGTTAGTTTTAAATAAGCTACTAACTCTAATTCCATTTTCACAACACATAATGATTAATTTTTGATTATTTTTAATTTTATAATCAATTAATTCTTGAACATAAGAAACAATATATTTTAGGTTTTTAACACCAATTGAAATAGTTAGTAAACTAACTGTATCTCATTTATTCTTATAATTTAAAAAATCATCTAATAGTCAAGCTGAAATGTTATTTATATGTATGTTTTTATTATCTGAAGTATGTATTTTAATTAGTTTTTGTTCATTTATTTTGTTAACAATTTGTATGTTGTTATCAACAAAATAAATGTGATCAACAATAGATTTTAAAATTGGAGCAATAAACCCACAACCGATGTTTCCTGCTCCAAAGTGTATTAAATTCATCTATTTTCTTTTAGTGCTTTTTAATCATTTAACATAAACAAAATCTAGTAATTGAATTGTAAGTTGAGCTTTAATTGAATTAATACTTCATAGTTCTGACTCATCAGTTTGAAAATATAAATATTTATCAAATAAATTAATCATTGAACTTTGTTTTGGCCCAATTCCTATAATTTTTACTTTATTATTTAGTGATTCAGCTATTTTTTTGATGTATTCATTTTCACCAGATATTGTAATTAAAATTACTAAATCATCAGGTTTAATAATGTTTAAATAAGTTTTTATAGAAATATAATCTGATTCACTGATTGCATCTTTTTGATATCAACGTAAACGTTGAATAAAGTTTTTTGAAACATTATAAGAAAGATTAAAAGCAAATAAATATACTTTATTAGCTTTATTAATTAAATTAACAACTTCATTAATTGGTTGATTTTTTAAATTAATTTGTTGTTGTTTAATTGAGTTTAAAAGTATTTCAAAATAATCATTATAAAACTTATTTTTATCATCAATTCTTGAACTAATTGGAATTAATTCATTATCTATAATAATTGAATTAGAAATATCATTTAATCTAAATTTCAATTCATTAAAACCTTTTAAGTTCAACTTTTCAGCAAATCTTGTGATTTTATTTGGGCTCGTATTACATTCTTTAGAGATTGTTGTTATTGTTAAATTCTTAATATTTGCATAGTTTTTTAATAAGTAAGTACCAATATTTTTATAATCTTGACTACAGTCAGTTTGAATGAAATCTTTAATTTTTGTTAACAAATCTATACTCATGTAATCACCTTTATTGATACTTATTATTAATTATTCTTTTGTACTAAAATCTATAATTTTTTCTATTGTTGGATTTTTTAATAAATCATTAAATAAATCATCATTCATAGCATTAATTGCGATCTTTTGTAAAACATCGATCTGATCTTCTTGTTTTAATGCTAAACCTATTACTAATTGTACTTCAGAATCATCTCAAATAAGTGGTTTTTGTAAGTGTAAAACAATAATTAAAGAACTTTTCAAACTTAACATACCTTCATAAGTTCCATGAGGTATTGCAATTCTACTACCAATATTAAAAGAACAGGCTTCTTCTCTTTTATCAATTGAATCAATGTATTCTAAACTAACGTTTTGTTGTTTAAAAAGTTCTTTTAAATAACTTAAACATTCTTGTTTAGAATTAAATTCTTGGTTTAAATATATGTTTTTTGTTTCTATCATTACATTACTTGACCTCCTGTAATGTTAATAGATTGACCAGTACAATAACTAGCTTTATCTGAAATATAAAATAATAAAACATTTAATACATCATCAAACATACAACCTCTTTTTAAAGGAACTTTATTAATATAGTATTGTTTAACTTCTTCTTGTTTTATATTTAATTTTTTTGCATATTCTGGAATTAAACTCTCAAACATTTCTGAATCTAAAAGATTACCTAACATTAATGAATTAACTCTAATATTATGTTCAGCTAAATCTAAAGCAAGACTTTGAGTTAAACCAACTCCACCAAATTTAGCTGCTGAATAACCTGAATTAAATTTTGAACCAACTCTTCCTGATTTTGAATTGATTTGAATAATATTTCCTTTAGTATTGTTTTTAATCATTATTCTTGCTGCTTGTCTTGCTGTTAAAAAATACCCATCTAAATTAATCTTGATACTAGTAATAAAATCTTGATATTCAAATGAAGTAATTTTTGCTGATTTTGCTCATCCTGCATTATAAACTAGTGTATCAATTGTTTGATATTTAGCTTCTATTTGATCAAAAACATTAATTACATCATTTTCATTAGTTAAATCACATACATATGTATCAATTTGATTATTTTCTGATTTTAATTCTTCAAGCTT encodes:
- a CDS encoding MurR/RpiR family transcriptional regulator, producing the protein MSIDLLTKIKDFIQTDCSQDYKNIGTYLLKNYANIKNLTITTISKECNTSPNKITRFAEKLNLKGFNELKFRLNDISNSIIIDNELIPISSRIDDKNKFYNDYFEILLNSIKQQQINLKNQPINEVVNLINKANKVYLFAFNLSYNVSKNFIQRLRWYQKDAISESDYISIKTYLNIIKPDDLVILITISGENEYIKKIAESLNNKVKIIGIGPKQSSMINLFDKYLYFQTDESELWSINSIKAQLTIQLLDFVYVKWLKSTKRK
- a CDS encoding LppA family lipoprotein, with amino-acid sequence MKKITKLLLSILPILSIVSLSVISCSTTNGADKKPDNRVNNEPKKDPENPRSDRKPEDNHSSKPDGAPKEPENKNPDKPEKDSDKTPKKPDSPGHKEEKEPFKPKPEEKPQKDEPGKSEDIFSDLDGIKKEISFKTISFYTQRDSRTALVDLQKDPSIIDTIFSKDYKVIYEKYYIQFLTNSGEMPNIQKGLIEKVKLKFTNKKVGKSKTLDFTFIGFKPLDTTNNKKNNKENYLKQRDKVVGLSGLFPSLVAYMLLYSQNPNEYKNLMETNNAINFEELVNGNSNLFVDPNLILNAAAIKSLLFEYDNELGKLYKEEIARVSYDDYNGILGVDVKIENREYNDKTNNEPSINKKFTFTGFRKVNVDEPNKSVFSIFLPQNKFRELLAKPPLKTRTQDIKKKNELNKKLLIDNRISEYLKQQIFNNLLVGINDNELKVYNSSSTLSLHTNKDYSSILGLIGNMSIYPFHTILTKDSIKEMYLLVTKDQEKYMAEIEFEFHIPIFASYNTDLKSHITSGENKTLVLKVSTNASID
- the srlD gene encoding sorbitol-6-phosphate dehydrogenase, coding for MKKVAIVAGGAKSLGKFLALGLDKNNYQVVVLDVNKEKLEELKSENNQIDTYVCDLTNENDVINVFDQIEAKYQTIDTLVYNAGWAKSAKITSFEYQDFITSIKINLDGYFLTARQAARIMIKNNTKGNIIQINSKSGRVGSKFNSGYSAAKFGGVGLTQSLALDLAEHNIRVNSLMLGNLLDSEMFESLIPEYAKKLNIKQEEVKQYYINKVPLKRGCMFDDVLNVLLFYISDKASYCTGQSINITGGQVM
- a CDS encoding mannitol dehydrogenase family protein: MNLIHFGAGNIGCGFIAPILKSIVDHIYFVDNNIQIVNKINEQKLIKIHTSDNKNIHINNISAWLLDDFLNYKNKWDTVSLLTISIGVKNLKYIVSYVQELIDYKIKNNQKLIIMCCENGIRVSSLFKTNFTSLTSNIYFVDVLVDRIVSNKNILNDYLECEDYYLWIVDQLQWPVDFKQIRNLTYTTNFDVQIAKKIYMLNGLHCSIAWFVFKNFSTDKYLYVYQALQNTKVKEFVNNYLNEVILVLNHKYNVSLDELNDYKNQIIKRLNNTFIKDDLKRLTRNSELKLSKNERILTVLDYAKTHSLKHDTLLLSYLNGLEYLKNNK
- a CDS encoding PTS sugar transporter subunit IIA; translated protein: MIETKNIYLNQEFNSKQECLSYLKELFKQQNVSLEYIDSIDKREEACSFNIGSRIAIPHGTYEGMLSLKSSLIIVLHLQKPLIWDDSEVQLVIGLALKQEDQIDVLQKIAINAMNDDLFNDLLKNPTIEKIIDFSTKE